The Ahaetulla prasina isolate Xishuangbanna chromosome 4, ASM2864084v1, whole genome shotgun sequence genome has a window encoding:
- the LOC131197740 gene encoding C-type lectin BpLec-like isoform X1 — translation MGLSIYIGLCCLGILITNPFLGAKAASCPRDWLQKQGNCYGYFDQGLTWDAAELECQSYGPGCHLASILSPQESSLVSTYIKDKQGSTKHVWMGLRDISGAGPLLPDSIITKVHCKRPSTSTLKKRRWRWADESTFNYRAWVAQQPDNHRQMEHCGELTNYSDFKLWNDNVCSNLNAYICKYQL, via the exons ATGGGACTCTCTATATACATCGGCCTCTGTTGTCTTGGAATATTGATCACTAATCCTTTTTTGGGAG CCAAGGCTGCATCATGCCCCAGAGACTGGTTGCAGAAACAGGGGAACTGCTACGGATATTTTGATCAGGGACTAACTTGGGATGCGGCTGAG CTTGAGTGCCAGAGCTATGGCCCAGGATGTCATCTTGCCTCTATTCTCAGCCCTCAAGAGTCCTCGCTGGTGTCTACCTACATCAAAGACAAACAGGGATCAACTAAACACGTCTGGATGGGGCTCCGTGATATCTCTGGG gcggGACCACTTCTTCCAGACAGTATAATAACAAAAGTTCATTGCAAGCGGCCTTCCACTTCTACTCTTAAG AAAAGGCGATGGAGATGGGCTGATGAATCCACCTTCAATTACAGAGCCTGGGTGGCACAACAGCCAGACAACCATAGACAGATGGAGCACTGTGGGGAGCTGACAAATTACTCAG attttaaattgtggAACGATAACGTTTGTAGCAATCTAAATGCTTACATTTGTAAGTACCAGCTGTAG
- the LOC131197744 gene encoding C-type Lectin CRL-like — translation MRPLAYISLWLLGFFMAASQAGFCPREWLWYQRNCYGLFHEQMSWHEAKISCQSYGRGTHLASILTRPETLIVSKHISAYMKEKDVDVWIGLHDVRHNGIWRWTDESAFNYKNWMCKEPNNLWNSEYCVALRAAAAYKGWIDAVCMKKKAYICKHQL, via the exons ATGAGACCTTTGGCATATATTAGTCTTTGGCTTCTTGGCTTCTTCATGGCAG CTTCTCAAGCTGGATTCTGTCCAAGGGAATGGTTATGGTATCAGAGGAACTGTTATGGGCTCTTCCATGAGCAGATGAGCTGGCATGAGGCCAAG ATCAGCTGCCAAAGCTATGGCCGGGGGACCCACCTTGCCTCTATCCTTACCAGGCCGGAAACATTGATTGTATCCAAACATATTTCTGCttatatgaaagaaaaagatgttgATGTCTGGATTGGACTCCATGATGTTCGCCAT AATGGGATTTGGAGGTGGACTGATGAGTCGGCTTTCAACTACAAGAACTGGATGTGTAAAGAACCCAACAATCTTTGGAATTCTGAGTACTGTGTGGCTCTCCGAGCTGC TGCAGCTTACAAGGGATGGATCGATGCTGTTTGCATGAAGAAAAAAGCCtacatctgcaaacatcaactttAG
- the LOC131197740 gene encoding C-type lectin BpLec-like isoform X2, which yields MGLSIYIGLCCLGILITNPFLGAKAASCPRDWLQKQGNCYGYFDQGLTWDAAELECQSYGPGCHLASILSPQESSLVSTYIKDKQGSTKHVWMGLRDISGKRRWRWADESTFNYRAWVAQQPDNHRQMEHCGELTNYSDFKLWNDNVCSNLNAYICKYQL from the exons ATGGGACTCTCTATATACATCGGCCTCTGTTGTCTTGGAATATTGATCACTAATCCTTTTTTGGGAG CCAAGGCTGCATCATGCCCCAGAGACTGGTTGCAGAAACAGGGGAACTGCTACGGATATTTTGATCAGGGACTAACTTGGGATGCGGCTGAG CTTGAGTGCCAGAGCTATGGCCCAGGATGTCATCTTGCCTCTATTCTCAGCCCTCAAGAGTCCTCGCTGGTGTCTACCTACATCAAAGACAAACAGGGATCAACTAAACACGTCTGGATGGGGCTCCGTGATATCTCTGGG AAAAGGCGATGGAGATGGGCTGATGAATCCACCTTCAATTACAGAGCCTGGGTGGCACAACAGCCAGACAACCATAGACAGATGGAGCACTGTGGGGAGCTGACAAATTACTCAG attttaaattgtggAACGATAACGTTTGTAGCAATCTAAATGCTTACATTTGTAAGTACCAGCTGTAG